The nucleotide window aaactaacgagtttgagcgggactcgaaccccagtctggcgttcaccagtcagggacattaccacattggccaccacatcaCTTCTTTAGTAATTTATGTTATAGTGGATCCCCAGTGTTCAAGCCTTTTACATGAAAGTCCATGGAGACCACCCAGCACTtttccaaaaataggtttttccttcgtcaaaactaCTTATTTATGTACTTATGGTATGTGGTGTGGCCTTGGAAACAAGCTTGTTACTTTTGCAGATGGTGCCACTCTACTTTGATCTTATATCCTGAGGATCTGTGGTTGTGACTCTCTTAACAGAGATCAAGCTAAAGTTAGTTCAAAATATAGGGATGATGTTAAACTGTTACTGTACAAATCCCAAATATTATTGTCAGTAGGTTTAGGACATTGAATCCACGCCAGATTTTTTCACTGACAATCTTTCTTTGACTGTATGCAACACATTTCAGATTCTAAGTGCCCTTTTTAATGGCAAATTCACTTGTGAGAAACATATTCAGCCAGTCTTTACTTCTGTTGTACAACAAAAATGGCAGCCTGTGTTGAGAAAGTCTGTTAAAGATGTTTGGAGACCTATGTATTGTAaggaaatgttttcattattttattctacCATGTTTTATATATTCTACTGTACAATCTTCAGCACTAggctcatcttaaattgttggaaaaaatgatgatgatttttacAGTCTGTATCCCTGGTCTTGATACACTAATCTTTGGTACCCTTGTCCAGTTAGCTCATTGTGTATGTTCTgtatgatttttaataattctggacATCTTTTGTATTCAGATTTTTACTGATTATACCTTTCAGCTTGTACCTCTAGATCAGCAGTTAATTCTAAGTGCTGACTTTTCATACATTTGGCTCTTCATATTCATATATGATGGTTGAATCAATTGACCTTCATAAATTCACACGTGGTGCAATTGATTATTTGTTAATTATGTTAGCAGAAGTCTCATTACATAGTTTATctgttatttataatatttacattCACTTTTCAGTCTTAATTgctatattttttctctttgatAGTGTTTTCATTACTTCTCGGTTTCTTTTACTGTTGTGGGATACTTTCCTTATTGGATCCCTAATGTTTGTTAAATACTTTCCTAATGAAGGTTGCAACTTTgcttataatattgataaaattactgTTAATCAAGAGAGCtgacatttatttatttcaatgcttgACATATAGACAGCTAAATGTTTAATGTGCATAATTGTGTTTGAAAGAGCATTGGCCTCACAGTTTTTTGCAGGTCTTTTTTTTAGGGAAGCTAAGATATCATGCTCATGTTATCTTGGAGTTTGGAATATCTTTGGTATACATTTCTTCCAAAAAAACAGACACAAGTGTACTATATGATGGTCAGGAAGTATGGATAGACGTTTATAGTAATTATGGTACAGGTAAATATTTCTAAATTCCAAAGTTATTGTAGTTTATATTTGTTGAGAATTTAAATTTTGCTTCATTTACTTACCATATGTTTCAGCTGCTATCATAGGTACTCAGTTTGGATAAATGAACTCTATGAAAGCTTTCCAGTAGGCACTGGGAAGGACAAAATGGCTGCCTATAACAGTGCTGCAGAAAAAGCGCTCCGGTGTTTGTCACGTCGTTTTTACACTGTGAAGGTATTAATCTTTTTCagatactgtatatttaatatTCTGTATAGTCATTGGCTTTCTATTCTGTAAatttttcaatatacagtactgGAATCAAGACATCAATTGTATGGAAATAAACGAGTTTCAGTGGAAAATTGTCTATACAGGTAAGTCGTCAAAACTATGTCTTACAAATTTGGTGGCTTTGTATTACGTgagtaaatgataagaataaagaaaaatacatgaaataaggtCAAAGTCACAAATACGTATGGAGGGCATTTTTTGCTCATATTTGtttaaaaacagaattttaatgacaaaatttgtcattttactcacttgatgtttatattgcttctctTTCAAAGCTTGGATCATATCAGTGTTTACCCCTTTAAGTGGTCTTAGGACTCTTAAATATAATACTGTATTAAGACAATCTGGTGGTTTATAGCAATAGCCTTATCTTGGGTATGCCGCAAGTACTTTGCCTTTTCAGTCTTGAAGTCAAAACTTAATTCTTATCCATTTGACATCAATAGTcatgggaaggagagaggatatatatatatatatatatatatatatatatatatatatatatatatatatatatatatatatatatatatatatatatatatatatgtatatatatatatatatatatatatatgtgtgtggtaggggagcgtcaacaaagtggctgagagaaaaaccaacaaggttattaaatgaacgtgtgtcgctacctgcaaatcccaaacagacaaatataatactcaacttgggagcagggatctccaaaatgcctgacatcttcaaaaacacaaaatagcACAGAGCTAcaaaaaacacgtccgaacgttcacgggtgctaacaaggaatgatgggtggtgggggggggcagtagctgtagtgaacgacacctcgtagtaacggggaattttgaggagggagaagtctaattggaaagggacctttAGTAGTGGATTCACTccccccagttttaataccgacaccctttaggggtgagcgagctgggtatattcctggcattccatgcaacttttttctctggtatatttagcagtatttataccttagaaatggtgctttaaggagcatttcactgggcgacacaggttcctcgcccagaaatagatttttccttcgtcacaATCCCTTTTTTAAAATAATAAGATTTACGTAATTTTACAAACCAAATTATATTGCATCACATCACCGgcagctactgaagtgccagaaaaaTACAGTAGTCCCATAGCAGAAAAGTGAGGGTTTTGCAGCAGAAGGATCTGCAACAAATATAGAGTATGAGGCTCTAAGAGAGAGATGAGACTCTGCTATGCACATTACATCATAAAAACACTTACTGACTCATCCATTAGAACCACTAGTCAAACCTTGTGGTGTTACACTTGGGATTGCAACTGTGTTTACCCAAAGACTTactggttttctattattattattattattactatccaagctacaaccctaattggaaaagcaagatgctataagcccaggggctccaatagggaaaaatagcccagtgaggaaaggaaataaggaaataaataactgaagagaacaaattaacaataaatcattctaaaaaaagtaatgtcaaaagagatatatcatatataaactattaacaacgtcaacaacaaaaatgtcatatataaactataaaaagactcatatcagtctggtcaacaaaaaagcatttgctccaactttgaacttttgaagttctactgattcaacaacccgattaggaagatctatgATTGCACAAAAGAACCTAAAGATGACAAGAGCTAAGAGGCTCATTACTATCAAAACTGAAAGTTAGAATTCTCATTAGTGGCTGAAGTGGCATTATTGTTTTCATTCCTACTATGATCATCTACTGTAGTCTAGTCTTCTCCGGATTTTCCACTCAACTGGAAGATAGTTTTCTTTTGTTTGGAACTTTTAATTTGGTTAGCaaccatttgaaaatatttttccataagAGGAATATTAAGGCCATTGAATTCCATACAAAGGTTATCTAAACCATAATGCTACACTTGGTACAAGACACAAAGAGGATGAGAATATATACCACCCAGAAATAAGTGTATTTAGTAATTGATAACAAATCTAGATGACATCTCTTATAATCACTAATACCCTGAACAACACTTTTAATGATTTCACAACCTGGAATGGGGTGATGCGCTTTGACCTAGTACAACACAGTCAAGATGACGAGAAGCCTGAAAACACCACGTATCTGCCGTGTATGCAAAGCAAAGTTATTGCTGTTAACCACCAGATTGTCTCAATACTGTATTGAAGCCTAGAtccattaaaagtaaagaaaatggaaaacttatattttgtaataattattgATAGAAGCCAAGCTTTTAGAGagaggcaatatgaacatcagggaaaggTCATGGAAATAAATGCTGAGAAGTAGCCTCAATTAACCGGTATGTTTAATATTAAACTTAAGTGGAACTaagaacagtactgtattttacaaagTACAGTATTCCATACTACTATTGTGTGTTAATTACTTAAATATTAAATGCAACTGAAAATAAGTTGATGATTGTTAAAATAAAATTCATTGCAAAGCTCACGTGGAAGAGAATATACAGTAGGTTTATGCATGGAGAATAAGAGGGATGTCAAATAGGAGTTTGAAGAAATGAATCAATGTCTCAACATGACAGAGGGAAAATATTCAGGATGGTATTATTGGTTGAGGGATGgtgaaaaaaggacaaaaaatagTAAACAGAATTGGTGATTGTAGCTGAAAAGAAAGAGTTAGAACAATTCAGgaagtattttgaaaattactgattgaagaaaatttatatgaaTGGGAGGATAATGACATCTTAAATGGACTAACAGAAATGGAATAGCCATTACCATCCAGGATGGCAATTAAGTAATTTAATCAAAGCATTAGGAGAGGTTAGAAAGTTACAAAAAATCTAAAACCTTACTAAAGAAAGTTTAGGTACCAAGTAGTGGGGAAAAagccttgaaaaaaataaaaaaaggtgaatTGACTGTTTAGCAGAAATTATAGATGCTATATCAGTTTGGCcttatgatgtaaaagaaaaatcaACAGAGGCAGTTTTTGTGATGAGGCAACTACATAAGAAGTATTGAGCAAATTAGAACGGAATGTACCACATATTTGGGGATCATGGCTGGACACTGTGACAAGGATGTATGTTGGCATTATAAAGTCAATAGGTACCAGAAAGATTAATTCAGAGTTAGAGTGAGAAGTTGTAGATGTATCAGGAGTTGAGATAGGTGTTGTTTTGCATCATTGATCATCCCTGAGCTATTTGTTGTTTGTCATAGTTATGGTAGAAGTTACAAAGGATATTAAGAGCAGTCTCATGAGAGTTGCCGTAAGTTTATAACCTGCTGTTAATGGTGAAGTTTTTATAAGAAGTTATTGATACAGTATGTTTAAAAGTCAGAAGACTTGAACTTGgagaaggtttaaagaccacttgaACTAAACAAAGCTTATGGTGACTTTAAAGAGAGAAAAGTTAAAAGCACAGTCAGTTAGGCATGTGACCATGTTGGtgtgataataaatgttacaaataaTGTTCAAGATTACAAAATATTTATGGAGCATTAGATTTTTGAGGCATGAAATACATTAAAAGAGCAAGTTTGGAAGAGATAAGTGAAAAACCCTATTGTGATAGATATTAAGGTCTTACAAGTAGTAAATTTCTGTTATCTAGTTGAGTAAGGGTTGAAAGGACATTTAGAAAAATTAGTTGCATCTTAGATAAGAAGGAAGTAAAAAAAGATTTAGCCAAGTTTCTGGTACTGTGATTGAAAATATCTCATTACTTGAAGAAACAACAACAAAGACTTTGAACATGATTGTAAAAGGATGGGGCATAATAGGTCAGAAAAGCAAACACAGACTTAGAATTGATGAGAATTCAGCTAAAAAACAACCAGCAGATACAGAGTGCTCATTTCACATCAAGTCTCATAAAGGAGGAAGCTGTCCTAGGAAAGGATTAAGGTGATGAGATTTATTGTGTGTGTTCTTCACTGCAACACAGTTGTTTTAAGTTTGTATCTAGATTGCACTGTGAAAGTGTTGTACTGTGCTTTTCCATGTCATACTAAGATTATTAGATTTACATTTTAAAGTAGGATTTTACAGGAATATATATTTTATCCTTATAAAGTATAGTACATATTTCTAATTTTTTGgcaaattattaatatattataaagCTCATCTGCCTAGTGATGAAattacttttaaagtttttatttttgtaatatggtTTTACATTATGTGTAATGTGAGTTTTTGGTTTttatacatcatttatttattttcttatagtaCAAGAGACATGAGTCAGAAATTAAGATGAGTTACCTTTATCAAGAAGTGCCAGACATACCTCCATTAATTCAGCCGTCAATACAAATTAAGTTTGATACAATTCAAAATAAAGCACTAATGAGGAACATACCAAGTAGTACTATCACACAGGAAAATGTGGAGTCACAGAAAGTTCACGTAGGCCATCAACTTGAGGATTACTTGCCTAGCCGTGTCATCAAACAAGATAATATGGAATTACATAAAGTTCAATTTAGTCATTCACTAGAGAATTTCTTGCCAAATGGTGtcatcaaatatgaaaatattgaggTACAGCAACCGCATTTAAATCAGCTGCTTAAGAATTTATTGCCAAGTGGTGCCATCAAACAGGAAAATATGGAGGTACAGCAACCTCATTCAAGTCAACTGCTTAAGAATTTCTTGCCAAGTGGAGCCATCAAACATGAAAATATGGAGGTACAGCAACCTCATTCAAGTCGACTTCTTAAGAATTTCTTGCCAAGTGGAGCCATCAAACATGAAAATATGGAGGTACAGCAACCTCATTCAAGTCAACTGCTTAAGAATTTCTTGCCAGGTGGAGCCATCAAACATGAAAATATGGAGGTACAGCAACCTCATTCAAGTCAACTGCTTAAGAATTTCTTGCCAGGTGGAGCCATCAAACATGAAAATATAGGGGTACAGCAACCTCATTCAAGTCAACTTCTTAAGAATTTCTTGCCAAGTGATGCCATCAAACAGGAGAATATGGAGGTACAGCAACCTCATTCAAGTCTACTTCTTAAGAATTTCTTGCCAAGTGATGCCATCAAACAGGAGAATATGGAGGTACAGCAACCTCATTCAAGTCAACTTCTTAAGAATTTCTTGCCAAGTGATGGCCTCAAACATGAAAATATGGAGGTACAGCTACCCCATTCAAGTCAACTGCCTAAGAATTTCTTGCCAAGTGGTGCCATCAAACATGAGAATATGGAGGTACAACCTCATTCAAGTCAGCTGCTTAAGAATTTCTTGCCAAGTAGTGCCATCAAACAGGAGAATATGGAGGTAAAGCAACCTCATTCAAGTCAGCTGCTTAAGAATTTCTTGCCAAGTGGTGCCATCAAACATGAAATTAAGGAGATACAGAAAGCTCATTTTAAGAATTTCGTGCCAAGTGGTGGCatcaaacatgaaaataaagaggGACAGCAAGCTCATTCCAAGGAAAGGCAAATAAAAGAGGCTACTGTAAGTGAAAGGGAAGTGCAAGACTCTGCTATACCTggtataaagaagaaattaacctaCAAACAGAAAAAGAATTCAAGAAAGGAAAGAGTCACATTTTGGGCCACCGTAGCTGTAAGAAATTTCATTGCAAAACCAGAAAATGAAGAGCTTATATTTTCTTCATTGCTTTGTGAGCCACATCAAAAATTAGTTCAAGAGTAAGTActgtaaattattttttcatttttttcaagctCAGTAACTATTCCTTTTTAACAATGCAGATTTATTTTATGAATCTCCAAATTAGAAGTCCAATTGTCCATTATAAACTCATAGATAACATGTAATGGATACGGGTTAGTTTTTATTTCTTCCACTTTAAAATAGAATGAGAAGAATACAGCAGCTATTTACCCATGCGATGGGACTTGAAGGTCATCGCATAAATTTCAAGAGAGTAATCTTAGATACTTCTTGATATGGTACTCTAGATTTAGATGCAAAGTTCTTTTGATACACATTACTGTTGCTTCTTAATTTACACAGGAATTACTGTATGTTCCAAATGGAGGTGTACAATGTAATTTAGTAATACCATATGTTCGCTCACACAAACACTCGCACACACGTTTGTGAGtgcttgtgcgtatatatatatatatatatatatatatatatatatatatatgtatgtgtgtgtgtcataaaacGCACAGGGAAATATCATACTTAGAAGCACAATAACCttaaggaaaatgaaatagaaaatataagattaagtgttGACTAGTTTCAtcttacttcttcagaggactgaattgttgagataaattttttttacaatatgtatAGTACAGTggaagtacaaacatacatacagatatttgcaGAACAATACTCCAGAGAAACAAAATACTTGCATTGCCCTACATTTTCAGGTGTTTATGTGGACAGAGTTCTTTTGAATGGAAGGGTATTACACTTGTAGGCATTTCGATGCAGTTTCTTTATGTTAGTATGTGTTTATTAATAAAAAAGTGTAAACCTTATCCATGAAAATACAGAAAAACATAATCATAAATACTATATACCTGCAAGCTTACAAATTCATATACATAGATGCATGCACACCTGTCATGTATGCAAGCATGGCTTGTATTATGAGTATTCTTGGACTTCAGCTTGACTTTTTTGTTTAAGTATTTACTCCTTAATAAGCCATCTGCTTTCTAACTTCTGTTATGGATTAAGAATAATTCAAATTCCTTTTGGACTTTTCTGTGAGGGAAGAAGTCCAAATATTCTTTGTTCTGccaatagttattataattatgagTCTTTCTTGGAACAGTGACTTCATAGGAATAATTCTGCTCATCTTTTGGTAATAACTTCATTCTCTATTGATATTGCAATTTAGGTGCTTCAGTTTTTGTCCAGTAAAAAATTAACCATAGCAGGAATGGAGAAGCATTTAAGGCAGTTATTTTAAGGAAAACAGTTTGTACACAACTCTAAATaacaaaaaactctctctctctctctctctctctctctctctctctctctccatatatatatatatatatatatacatatatatatatatatatatatttatatatatatatatatatatatacaaaggaacaTAAAACACCACAATTTTTACCCTAGAAAGTAAAGGTTAGAAATGGAGTTGACAGAAACTTTTGTGGTGTTCAGAGATATTGATTAGTATACGTAGACTACAGGCATCTGTTTACCCCAGTTCAAGGAGATGGAAACTGGAAGTAAGAGGGTTCATCACCAGGACATTTTTCATGAGTGAAATAGCTTTATTTTTAAATACATTAGAGCACAGTACAAGCTAAGATTGAGGTTAGTACCATTAGTGACTTTTCAAGAATTTATTAGATGGAATGATTGGTACACTTCTATGGGTCATTTTGGAAGAAGGGATCATTGTCTTTGTTGAGTGAATACTTATTTCCTTTCAGTCACTGTTATTTGAACTGTAATACTGTATTGTAATTTTCCAAGCCTAGATGATAATTGTGTAATTATTTTATCTCCTTTTTAGAGTAGCTCATCATTACAAATTGAAAAGTGTTACTTTTGGATACAAGAAGACTCGTCACCTTGTCGTATTTCGATCTTCTTCTGCAGATGAATATTTACAGAGATGCATTGAAAAGCATAAAGGAAATGTACCTGTAAATTTTAAAGTTATACCTCCTACCAAACAGTAaaaattacatgtttttatatgtataatctTATTCTGTAGCTACAGTAAGTACTTAGTAATATAATCTTGTGCAATACATTACAGTTGTGCATCATGTTGAGAATATTGAAGGATTTACAtaagttatatttttattaaagaaaaagagTAAAATAATTTTGGATACTCAATCATGCCAAAATAGAAACTTGTTAAAATTTTCTATGTTTGTTTATGGTTTATGGTGAAGTAATCTTATAAGAAATTGATAATTCAGTGTATTATTTGAGTCCCGTTTGAATAAACACTTGCAATAGACATACCAATGGCTCGGGATATTTTTGTAGTATGAAGAAGTGCTAAACAAGAGGCCACTTCCAATATAGGCTACCTGCAAtattctataactttttttttctttttctttttttataatgcaGTGTTAAGCATATTAGGTTGAAGATATACAGGTATATGATTCAAGTAGATAGAAACCATTTTTTGTCTAGTTTACAAGGTATAAAGATTTGAATCTATGTTCTTCAAAGGAAAGATATAGGATTGAATCACAGTATAATGTGATATTTTTCATACTTGAGAGTCTGTCTATAATTAAGGTAGGGTATATAATCCATATTTTGTTATTCACATTAAATTTTCTAATTTGTTTAAGTACATGTTTTCCTTCTTCCAGATCCCTTAATATGATCATTGAAATTTTCTGTGTGCTTTGACAGAAAATAGGGGTGATTTTAATATTTCAGATATGTTTATAAACGAGaacaaagtttttttcttttgctttgataTTATTCTTTGTTTGGGATGAGAACAATACTGCAGAATAAAAATACTTAATAGAATATAGTACTGCACAGTATAATAAAGTAATTTAATGACATAATGTGAATTCTAGACACTTATAGAGCCAACCCTAAGGAATTCTTCTTCATTGGAAGTTAAAAATTAAGCAGTGACTGTATGAAATTACAAGGAAGAGAGCCCCTTAGTTTGGCCACATGAATGTTGCAAAGAACTTTAGGTACCATTTGCAGTGTTTCAGGTGAGAAATACTGCAAATAGTACCCTCAATAGTGAGAAGTTAGATTGAGTGCTTAGTTGCTAAAAGAACCTCTCAATATTTGCCAGCCATAAGTTGCATTTCATGATTTCTTAGtttgattttcattaaaaatacaATACTTACCagatttatttttatctaaatgCCCACTTTGAAGCCATGCACAAACAATTTATCCATCTCTATGTCGGTTTAACATACATCAGTTCCGACTACTGTACATTGCTCATTCTAAAGTATTAGATAGAAAAAGTAAGATACACTTTACGCCGTTTTACCCAATTGTACAATTGCTTCTTTGTTGTACAATAATGATGAAGTGTTGTACTTCAAATGGAAGCTTATTAATACAGGTactatttgttttttataaaatgatagcaggtttAAAGTAATTTTATATGTTCATTACATGTATAGAAAACATATAAGTAAATTAATTTTATAGGGCAAAATTCAACCTACGTTGAAAATCGAATTATGTCAGGTCATTTGCATCCAAGTAACGACGTAGGGTgggatattactgtactgtacttataaTCTATACAGTGCTTTACTTTTAATTAAGGGATTATTTAGTATTTCTTTAGAGCTAATTGAAACTGAAATTTCATATTGAGATTGTATGTCAAGATGTTGACAAGCCGGAGGAATTAGTTAATCTTACCAGTAGCAGATACCAGAGTACATTGTAGTAAAACAATGACATATTGAAAGCACCAAAAGTTCTTgtagaaaatgtataaaattaatGAAGACCTTGTCCTGATAGGAATTAAGGTAGAAAGTGCACACAGCAAGATAGGGCATAGGAAACTCATTTCATTTGTAACCGTTATAAGAAAAACCTGACAGAGATGTTGTTAATGTTACTTATTCTTTCATTCCTTATACCAACCTTATATCTGTTTGTGTATTGAaaatggagttgtggggaataaaagtgacagagagacagaaattgaatgtgtttgagatgaagtgtctaaggagtatggctggtgtatctcgagtagatagggttaggaatgaagtggtaagtgtgagaatgggtgtaagaaatgagttagcagctagagtggatatgaatgtgttgaggtggtttagccatgttgagagaatggaaaatggctgtctgctaaagaaggtgatgaatgcaagagttgatgggagaagtacaggaggaaggccaaaatttgggtggatggatggagtgataggaggatagatgtgagagaggcaagagagcgtgctagaaataggaatgaatggtgagcgattgtgacacagttccggtaggccctgctgcttcctccggtgctttagattGACCactaaggtagcagcagtaggggattcagcgttatgaatcttcatctgtggtggataacgggtgaaggtggtctgtggcacctgagtcccttgtcagactgggaggaatgtagagaggagaggtccccttttttgtttcatatgtttgatgtcagctacccccccccccccaaaattgggtgaagtgccttgatatatgtatgtatgtattgaaaaTTACCATTTTGATGCAATATTGATATTATAGACATTTATGTGCACATTTTAAGCACTCTACAGTTTATAATCTATGCtttgactttaattttttttttttttgtccaagtcTGCATGTATTCATGTTCATATTGGTTTGCTTTACCTTGTTATATATCGTAATTACTCACTGTAATTTATAAATGcagtatcattattttttcatgcaTAACCTTGTGGATGATATTTTTAAAAAAGATGTAAATGTTATAACTTATCTCAGATGCAACTGAAGActaatttttcacatttattttcttATGTAGAATCATCTAAATTAAACCAAGTGATTTACTAGTCTCCCAGGAGTTTGGCCAAAGGACATATTTGTAAATGAGGGGGGGTCCCAAAGAGAACAGATGAAACATGAAAAGAAAGAAAGCATTTAAGGTGGAACTTTTATCCCTACTGTCTGTAATGTACATTACAAGTCGTGGTGTACAGTACAGCAAGTATCACCTAAAAGAGGGCTGTAAATACAGGCAATCAACAGTTTATTTACAAAGAGCATGGAGCATATAAACAAAAATTTAGATTAAGCTAGCTTTAAGCCTGACTGGACTCTTTGGTTGTGGAGTAGGCATTAAAAGTAAACATGAATACTGTACAGTAGAatactttttcaaattacagaaaaGTTTCTATATACGAAAATTTTTaatttgtgcatgatattcttttataattCCTCATTATATTTAAAATGTTGAATAACAAGATTGCACACAGTTCTAAATTAATTTTTGCCGATGTATGAGAAATGTGTCTCATTCAGCATTGTCAATAATGTGGATTTcgtcatatttttttaatatttaaagctGAGTTATATTGCACCTTGGTCAGAAAATTTCTGTCTTATGGTGGTTTAGTTATAATAAGCACTTTAGCTGTTATAAAAGTAATATTGCTAAAACCCTGATGGTGCCTTACAAAAACTTACTGTGTAAATAAAAATGTGAATTTGGAGTTAAGAAAAATACTaaattattataagatattttataggtgcaagtaataataatattacaaagacATAACCATTGAACTAATTCTTAGATAGCTGAAAAAAGTGGATCTCTTATTCTATTGAAAA belongs to Palaemon carinicauda isolate YSFRI2023 chromosome 17, ASM3689809v2, whole genome shotgun sequence and includes:
- the LOC137656405 gene encoding uncharacterized protein: MGKDPFPIDEVKDAENFTRLQETYQNMVNMSLTQAVFPDCEKVACMKPVYKGKESLGIKVRTTYTVRLLILSLRTSHFIHKLEMASDIGGEESTSIDDDPYAEFLIIDRNYRHKFSIPFYLTLLDSASFSDYEVDFYLNKTQQMCEHEYSALIKGIPETFPPATGLDRMLAQNKAAEKALEVMARRCYTIKYMSHQEEITLLDIFKDFLPPIIAPVSQPPVQIDIQRMTISNNMVNHGVRPEGMQLGVTPAFQHQTSLPFNNPRRIASVATGPDTFGSKMLKKMGWDGGGLGKDGGGIIEPITSSLVSGRFGFGHLKRKEIEETAEKVGQPKQSGNMSIKKQKKLGLIEKKPRKQPFPFKKVGDERFTHRVRLVIQDFIENSDNEDLIFSTKLTPFQRKVIHDMAPEFNLTSISFGYKSNRHLVLFRAHSVDEFIERCIEKSKGNILTNFEVIPPLDSKELFSQKLAEIKGSVVRQKRKEAAPKCKFMIIDRNYNRNCSMASYLILLDSASFLGYKVNFKLATNGSCYHRYSVWINELYESFPVGTGKDKMAAYNSAAEKALRCLSRRFYTVKYKRHESEIKMSYLYQEVPDIPPLIQPSIQIKFDTIQNKALMRNIPSSTITQENVESQKVHVGHQLEDYLPSRVIKQDNMELHKVQFSHSLENFLPNGVIKYENIEVQQPHLNQLLKNLLPSGAIKQENMEVQQPHSSQLLKNFLPSGAIKHENMEVQQPHSSRLLKNFLPSGAIKHENMEVQQPHSSQLLKNFLPGGAIKHENMEVQQPHSSQLLKNFLPGGAIKHENIGVQQPHSSQLLKNFLPSDAIKQENMEVQQPHSSLLLKNFLPSDAIKQENMEVQQPHSSQLLKNFLPSDGLKHENMEVQLPHSSQLPKNFLPSGAIKHENMEVQPHSSQLLKNFLPSSAIKQENMEVKQPHSSQLLKNFLPSGAIKHEIKEIQKAHFKNFVPSGGIKHENKEGQQAHSKERQIKEATVSEREVQDSAIPGIKKKLTYKQKKNSRKERVTFWATVAVRNFIAKPENEELIFSSLLCEPHQKLVQEVAHHYKLKSVTFGYKKTRHLVVFRSSSADEYLQRCIEKHKGNVPVNFKVIPPTKQ